In Candidatus Contubernalis alkalaceticus, the following proteins share a genomic window:
- a CDS encoding 2-isopropylmalate synthase, whose product MPRVIQIFDTTLRDGEQSPGVNLCPEEKVEIARYLERLKVDVIEAGFPTTSAGDLQAIKMVVQTIKTPVIAALARTRQGDIDAAREALEGCKNPRIHTFIATSDIHLKYKLCKSREQVLEMAESSVKYARKFVEDIQFSAEDASRSDLDFLCRVIERVIKAGASVVNIPDTVGYQTPTQFGDLIRKIKEKVPATDKIMLSVHCHNDLGLALANSLAAVENGVGQVETTVNGIGERAGNTAVEELVMALATRADYYGNISSNIEKKEIYRTSRLVSKLTGMLVQPNKSIVGRNAFAHESGIHQDGVLKEKSTYEIMKPESIGIMNRAIVLGKHSGRHAFRVKLKEMGFEPSEKELEKLFIRVKELMDKKQILSEQEMEVIIEEELYRVPEFFKLSYFQIFTGNKFRPTATVGIEWNGKLVEEAACGEGPVDAIYRTIDRIIGLNTKLLDYSIKAVTGGKDALGEVNIRLTDKGVIISGRGISTDILEASAKAYINALNKIVKKRGGHYGDDRS is encoded by the coding sequence ATGCCCAGGGTGATCCAAATTTTTGACACTACCTTACGGGACGGAGAACAATCCCCCGGGGTCAATCTGTGTCCGGAGGAAAAGGTGGAAATCGCCCGTTACCTGGAAAGACTCAAGGTAGATGTGATTGAAGCCGGTTTTCCTACTACCTCTGCCGGTGACCTGCAGGCTATTAAAATGGTGGTTCAGACTATCAAGACTCCGGTGATTGCAGCACTGGCCAGGACCCGGCAGGGAGATATTGATGCTGCCCGGGAGGCCCTGGAGGGGTGCAAAAACCCCCGGATTCATACTTTTATTGCTACTTCAGATATTCATCTAAAATACAAATTATGTAAGAGCCGGGAGCAGGTCCTGGAAATGGCGGAGTCCTCGGTAAAATATGCCAGGAAATTTGTGGAGGATATACAGTTTTCCGCGGAGGACGCCAGCCGGTCTGACCTGGATTTTTTATGCAGGGTAATTGAGCGGGTGATTAAGGCAGGGGCTTCGGTAGTAAACATTCCTGATACTGTAGGCTACCAAACCCCCACTCAGTTTGGAGATTTGATTCGAAAGATTAAGGAGAAGGTGCCCGCTACCGACAAAATAATGTTAAGTGTCCACTGTCATAATGATTTGGGATTGGCCCTGGCCAATTCACTGGCGGCGGTGGAAAACGGGGTTGGCCAGGTGGAGACAACGGTTAATGGAATTGGGGAGAGGGCTGGGAACACTGCGGTGGAAGAGCTGGTTATGGCCCTGGCTACCCGTGCCGATTATTATGGCAATATTTCTAGCAACATAGAAAAAAAAGAGATTTACCGCACCAGCCGCCTGGTCAGTAAGCTGACAGGGATGTTGGTGCAGCCTAATAAATCTATTGTGGGACGAAATGCTTTTGCTCATGAATCTGGTATTCATCAGGATGGTGTTTTAAAGGAGAAATCCACCTATGAGATTATGAAGCCGGAGTCTATTGGAATAATGAACCGGGCTATTGTGCTGGGTAAACATTCTGGAAGGCATGCTTTTCGGGTAAAGCTGAAGGAAATGGGTTTTGAGCCTTCAGAAAAGGAATTGGAAAAGCTCTTTATTAGGGTAAAGGAATTGATGGACAAAAAGCAGATCCTTTCAGAGCAGGAAATGGAAGTAATCATTGAGGAGGAGTTGTACCGGGTTCCTGAATTTTTTAAACTTTCATATTTTCAGATTTTTACCGGTAACAAGTTTAGACCCACTGCAACCGTTGGAATTGAGTGGAATGGAAAATTAGTAGAGGAAGCAGCCTGTGGCGAAGGTCCTGTGGACGCAATTTACCGTACTATTGACAGGATTATTGGGTTGAACACAAAACTCCTGGACTATTCTATAAAAGCGGTAACCGGTGGAAAGGATGCTCTGGGAGAGGTCAATATTCGATTGACGGATAAAGGGGTTATTATCAGCGGTAGAGGCATCAGCACAGATATCCTGGAGGCCAGTGCCAAGGCTTATATCAATGCTTTAAACAAGATTGTAAAGAAAAGAGGTGGGCATTATGGGGATGACCGCAGCTGA
- the leuD gene encoding 3-isopropylmalate dehydratase small subunit gives MTQLKGKAWKFGDDVDTDVIIPARYLSTSDPDELAKYCMVDADPQFFNKISSGDIMVARKNFGCGSSREHAPLSIKYAGISCVIADSFARIFYRNAINIGLPILESPEAAESISQGDLILVDLEKGLIKNETKGEKYYSAPFPEFMQEIISAGGLISYVKKQRSVNS, from the coding sequence ATGACTCAATTAAAAGGAAAAGCCTGGAAATTTGGAGATGATGTGGACACCGATGTAATTATTCCTGCCCGCTATTTAAGTACCTCAGACCCTGATGAATTGGCCAAGTATTGTATGGTGGATGCTGATCCCCAGTTTTTTAATAAGATAAGCAGTGGGGATATTATGGTAGCTCGGAAAAATTTCGGATGCGGCAGTTCCCGGGAGCATGCACCTTTGTCCATTAAGTATGCAGGGATTTCTTGTGTTATTGCAGACTCCTTTGCCCGGATTTTTTACCGGAATGCTATTAATATTGGCCTGCCCATCCTGGAATCCCCGGAGGCGGCGGAGAGTATCTCCCAAGGGGATCTTATTTTAGTGGATTTGGAAAAAGGGTTAATAAAAAACGAAACAAAAGGGGAAAAATATTATTCAGCGCCTTTTCCGGAATTTATGCAGGAAATTATATCTGCCGGAGGCCTGATAAGCTATGTAAAGAAGCAGCGTTCGGTAAATAGTTGA
- a CDS encoding D-alanine--D-alanine ligase produces the protein MRLRVGVLFGGRSGEHEVSLKSARSVMDALDKTKYDIVPIGITKEGTWLAGADPMEALATGDIPGENYPVAIVPDPGVGGMISIEEPTVLGKIEKLQVVFPVLHGTNGEDGTVQGLLELAGIPYVGPGVLAASAGMDKVVMKMLFERCGLPVGKYLYFLKKEWTENQERIIKEIEEVLGYPCFIKPANLGSSVGISKANNREKLILGIEDAARYDRKIVVEEHLQGKEIEVSVLGNDDPEASVPGEIIPSNDFYDYHAKYVDNRSELIIPADLGEKLTKEVQSLAVKVFKAIDGSGMGRVDFFVDPQKETVLVNEINTIPGFTQISMYPKLWEATGLSYSGLLERLIDLALERFEEKAELKTIF, from the coding sequence ATGAGGTTAAGAGTGGGTGTATTATTTGGCGGCCGGTCCGGTGAGCATGAGGTTTCTTTAAAATCTGCCCGTTCAGTGATGGATGCTCTGGATAAGACAAAATATGATATTGTTCCCATAGGTATTACAAAAGAAGGGACATGGTTGGCGGGGGCTGACCCCATGGAGGCCCTGGCCACAGGAGATATTCCCGGAGAGAATTATCCCGTGGCCATAGTTCCTGACCCGGGAGTTGGGGGAATGATATCTATTGAGGAGCCGACGGTTCTGGGGAAAATTGAGAAACTACAGGTGGTTTTCCCGGTATTGCACGGGACCAATGGAGAGGACGGGACAGTCCAAGGCCTTTTGGAGCTGGCAGGAATTCCATACGTGGGCCCCGGGGTTTTGGCTGCCAGTGCCGGGATGGATAAAGTGGTGATGAAGATGCTGTTTGAGCGCTGTGGCCTTCCGGTAGGTAAGTACTTGTATTTTTTAAAGAAAGAATGGACAGAAAACCAAGAAAGAATCATCAAAGAAATTGAAGAGGTACTGGGGTATCCGTGTTTTATTAAGCCGGCCAATCTGGGCTCCAGCGTAGGCATTTCTAAGGCCAACAACCGGGAGAAATTGATTCTGGGAATTGAGGATGCGGCCCGGTACGATCGGAAAATTGTGGTAGAGGAGCACCTTCAAGGGAAAGAAATTGAAGTTAGTGTTTTGGGAAACGATGATCCAGAGGCTTCGGTGCCCGGTGAAATTATTCCCAGTAATGATTTTTATGACTATCATGCTAAATATGTAGATAACCGTTCAGAGCTTATTATTCCGGCGGATTTGGGAGAAAAGCTCACCAAAGAGGTGCAAAGCCTGGCAGTGAAGGTATTTAAGGCAATAGACGGGTCCGGTATGGGGCGGGTGGATTTTTTTGTTGATCCCCAAAAAGAGACGGTGTTGGTCAATGAAATTAATACGATCCCCGGGTTTACGCAGATTAGTATGTATCCAAAGCTTTGGGAAGCAACAGGCTTAAGCTATTCGGGCCTCTTGGAACGTCTTATTGATCTGGCTTTGGAAAGGTTTGAGGAAAAGGCGGAATTAAAAACCATCTTTTAG
- the ilvN gene encoding acetolactate synthase small subunit — protein MKHVLAVIVENKPGVLTRVAGLFNRRGFNIDSIAVGETEVPELSRMTILVEGDENIIEQVIKQLNKLVDVVKISNLTNESTVNRELALIKVKAEPHMRAELTQLAETFRAKIVDVSLDSLIVEVTGDVEKLKAFELLLRHFGIQELARTGKISLMRGVKYIKMNGEGRKNG, from the coding sequence ATGAAACACGTTTTAGCAGTTATCGTGGAAAATAAACCTGGTGTTTTAACCCGGGTAGCCGGGCTCTTCAACCGGAGGGGCTTTAATATTGACAGTATTGCTGTTGGGGAAACTGAGGTGCCTGAATTGTCCCGCATGACCATTCTGGTTGAGGGGGATGAGAATATCATTGAGCAGGTGATAAAGCAGCTGAATAAGCTGGTGGATGTGGTGAAAATCAGCAACCTTACCAATGAATCTACGGTTAATCGAGAACTGGCCCTGATTAAAGTGAAGGCTGAGCCCCATATGCGGGCGGAGTTGACTCAGCTGGCAGAGACCTTTAGGGCGAAAATTGTGGACGTTTCTCTGGATTCCCTTATTGTGGAGGTTACCGGGGACGTGGAAAAACTTAAGGCTTTTGAACTCCTGCTTCGGCATTTTGGAATCCAGGAACTGGCTCGTACAGGAAAGATTTCGCTGATGCGGGGTGTTAAATACATTAAAATGAATGGAGAGGGTAGAAAAAATGGTTAA
- a CDS encoding RCKP-type rubredoxin-like domain-containing protein, whose amino-acid sequence MAFWICTQCGCEREARCKPKKCPKCEEKTEFEKKQDDKETK is encoded by the coding sequence ATGGCTTTTTGGATCTGTACTCAGTGTGGCTGTGAGAGGGAAGCCCGCTGTAAACCTAAAAAGTGCCCTAAGTGTGAGGAGAAGACAGAGTTTGAAAAGAAGCAGGATGACAAAGAAACCAAATAG
- the ilvB gene encoding biosynthetic-type acetolactate synthase large subunit translates to MKMTGAQMVIEALKQENVEVIFGYPGGQVLPLYDAIYDADIRHIMPRHEQGGIHAADGYARATGKTGVCIATSGPGATNLVTGIANAYMDSVPLVALTGQVPLPLIGTDAFQEADITGITMPITKHNYLVKDIREIATIIKEAFYIASTGRPGPVLIDIPRDIFTAEGVFKYPERVEMRGYKPTYSGHGGQINRAIRVMKEARRPVICAGGGVLISNAQQELLKLAEINQIPVTNTLMGLGSFPRTHPLSLGMLGMHGTVYANYAVTQSDLFIAIGMRFDDRVTGKLEHFAAGAKVIHIDIDPAEIGKNIAVNVPIVGDIKRVLTQMIKKAQKCDTGDWIAKIEEWKGQYPLCYDCAEQELKPQYVIEQINKITGGNAIIATDVGQHQMWTAQYFSFEKPRSIISSGGLGTMGYGLPAAIGAQIGCPEETVFLVAGDGSIQMNSQELATAVENKLPIKVAIINNRFLGMVRQWQELFYNHRYSSTSLASGPDFVKLAEAYGAVGIRIRKAEEVLPALKRAMEIKDKPVVMDFLVVEEENVYPMVPPASPIDQILRGGGKE, encoded by the coding sequence ATGAAGATGACGGGTGCACAAATGGTTATTGAAGCCCTGAAACAGGAAAATGTAGAGGTCATCTTTGGTTATCCCGGGGGACAGGTACTACCCCTTTATGATGCTATTTATGATGCGGATATCCGTCATATTATGCCCCGTCACGAGCAGGGAGGGATCCATGCTGCTGACGGTTATGCCAGGGCCACGGGAAAGACGGGGGTCTGCATTGCCACCTCCGGCCCGGGGGCGACAAACCTGGTTACGGGAATCGCCAATGCTTATATGGATTCTGTGCCATTGGTAGCTTTGACCGGGCAGGTGCCCCTTCCTCTGATTGGCACCGATGCTTTTCAGGAGGCAGATATTACCGGGATCACTATGCCTATTACCAAGCATAACTATTTAGTTAAAGATATTCGGGAGATTGCAACGATTATTAAGGAAGCCTTTTATATCGCCTCCACCGGCAGGCCGGGGCCGGTGCTGATTGATATACCCCGAGATATTTTTACTGCAGAAGGGGTTTTTAAATATCCGGAGCGGGTAGAGATGAGAGGATACAAACCCACCTACAGCGGCCACGGCGGACAGATTAACCGGGCCATCAGGGTAATGAAGGAGGCCCGACGTCCTGTGATTTGTGCCGGGGGCGGGGTGCTGATTTCCAATGCTCAACAGGAACTTTTAAAGCTGGCAGAAATAAATCAAATACCGGTGACTAATACACTGATGGGATTAGGCAGTTTTCCTCGAACTCATCCCCTGTCTTTAGGGATGCTGGGGATGCACGGAACGGTATATGCTAACTATGCCGTTACCCAGTCGGATTTGTTTATTGCTATTGGCATGCGTTTTGATGATCGGGTGACGGGTAAACTGGAACACTTTGCTGCCGGGGCTAAAGTAATTCATATTGACATAGACCCGGCGGAGATTGGAAAAAATATTGCAGTAAATGTTCCCATTGTAGGGGATATTAAGCGGGTATTGACTCAGATGATAAAGAAAGCACAAAAATGCGATACCGGAGATTGGATCGCCAAAATAGAAGAATGGAAAGGGCAGTATCCCCTGTGTTATGACTGCGCTGAGCAGGAACTGAAGCCCCAGTATGTAATTGAACAGATTAACAAAATAACCGGCGGTAATGCTATTATCGCCACTGATGTAGGACAGCATCAGATGTGGACTGCTCAATATTTTTCCTTTGAGAAACCACGGAGCATTATTTCTTCCGGAGGCCTGGGGACCATGGGTTACGGATTGCCCGCGGCCATAGGGGCTCAGATTGGCTGTCCAGAGGAGACGGTGTTTTTGGTTGCCGGGGACGGCAGTATACAGATGAATTCCCAAGAACTGGCTACAGCTGTGGAAAACAAGCTTCCCATTAAAGTTGCCATCATTAATAACCGCTTTTTAGGGATGGTGCGTCAGTGGCAGGAGCTGTTTTATAATCACCGTTATTCCTCTACTTCCTTGGCTTCTGGTCCAGATTTTGTGAAGCTGGCAGAGGCTTATGGTGCGGTGGGGATCCGTATTAGAAAGGCGGAAGAAGTTTTGCCCGCTCTAAAGAGAGCTATGGAAATTAAAGATAAACCAGTAGTTATGGATTTCTTAGTAGTTGAAGAGGAAAACGTTTACCCTATGGTTCCGCCGGCCAGCCCCATTGACCAGATTTTAAGAGGAGGCGGTAAAGAATGA
- the ilvC gene encoding ketol-acid reductoisomerase, with the protein MVKMYYDENADLKMLQGKKVVIIGYGSQGHAQAQNLRESGIDVVVCELPDSSAWKKAEADGFTVLPAAEGARQGDIIQILINDELQRRVYLESIAPNLEEGNALVFSHGFNIHYGQVVPPEFVDVFMVAPKSPGHLVRRMYKEGGGVPGLLAVYQDYSGKARDLGLAYAKGIGCTRAGVIETTFKEETETDLFGEQAVLCGGVSELVRAGFDTLTEAGYQPEIAYFECLHELKLIVDLMYEGGISWMRYSISDTAQYGDLVSGPRIINQDTRQEMKKILEEIQSGEFAKNWILENQANRPVFNALSKKDEEHTIEEVGQKLRDMMSWIKKQQ; encoded by the coding sequence ATGGTTAAAATGTATTATGATGAAAATGCTGATCTTAAGATGCTGCAGGGGAAAAAAGTAGTTATCATAGGCTACGGCAGCCAGGGTCATGCCCAGGCCCAAAACCTTAGAGAATCTGGGATTGATGTGGTGGTTTGTGAACTGCCGGACTCTTCCGCCTGGAAGAAGGCGGAAGCTGATGGGTTTACGGTTCTGCCTGCGGCAGAAGGTGCCCGGCAAGGAGATATTATACAGATTTTAATCAATGACGAGCTGCAGCGGAGAGTTTACCTGGAAAGCATTGCTCCCAATTTGGAGGAAGGAAATGCCCTGGTATTTTCCCACGGATTCAATATTCATTATGGGCAGGTTGTACCTCCTGAATTTGTAGATGTATTCATGGTGGCCCCTAAAAGTCCAGGTCACCTGGTAAGAAGGATGTATAAAGAAGGAGGAGGAGTCCCGGGCCTATTGGCAGTTTACCAGGATTATTCCGGAAAAGCCCGGGACCTGGGCCTTGCTTACGCCAAGGGCATCGGCTGTACCCGTGCCGGAGTGATTGAGACAACCTTTAAAGAAGAAACGGAGACGGATCTTTTCGGTGAGCAGGCTGTGCTCTGTGGAGGGGTTTCGGAGTTGGTCAGGGCGGGGTTTGATACTCTGACTGAAGCCGGTTATCAGCCGGAGATTGCTTATTTTGAATGTCTGCATGAATTGAAGCTGATTGTGGACCTGATGTATGAAGGGGGAATCTCCTGGATGAGGTATTCCATCAGTGATACTGCCCAATACGGTGACCTGGTAAGCGGCCCCCGTATTATTAATCAGGATACTCGTCAAGAAATGAAAAAAATTCTGGAGGAAATACAGAGCGGCGAATTTGCCAAGAACTGGATTCTGGAAAACCAGGCTAATCGACCGGTGTTCAATGCCCTTTCCAAGAAGGATGAAGAACATACCATTGAAGAAGTTGGCCAGAAATTAAGAGACATGATGAGCTGGATTAAAAAGCAGCAGTAG
- the fusA gene encoding elongation factor G — protein MKTYQTKDIRNVALISHGGAGKTSLTEALLFTSEAVNRLGRVDNGTTTSDFDPDEIKRQMSLSATLAPVEWKNTKINLLDTPGYFDFVGEVQAALRVADSCIVVVCAASGVEVGTEKVWGLANDYKLPRLVVMNKMERENANFNQTLEQLREFFGLGVIPVQAPIGQESSFKGVVDLINMKALIFNEEGKKVTEEEIPEDLMDQVESYREMMMETVAEADDELLLKYLDGEPLSQKEIQEGLKKGVMESKVIPVVCGSYTSNIGSQPLLDLINSCLPSPAEVGEVKGFVPGSEEEEITRKVSAEEPLSALVYKTLADPYVGRINFFKVYSGKMQSDSQVYNSNKDKMERFGQVFLMRGKTQINISEAVAGDIAAVAKLSETTTGDTLCNKANPIVFSPITFPKPVISYAVKAKAKGEEEKVFAGLTRFLDEDPTLEVEKKTDTKQTLLWGIGELQLDIVCNRLSKKFGVEVDLSTPKIPYKETIRTSVKVEGKHKKQSGGRGQFGHVWIELEPSEEEFEFVDKIFGGSVPRQYIPAVEKGIREAMEEGILAKNPVVNVRTTLYDGSYHTVDSSEMAFKIAASMAFKKAFEKANPVLLEPIMEVEITVPDAFMGDIMGDMNSKRGRILGTEPLEGGQMIRAHVPLSEMFRYSIDLRSMTQGRGSFSMHFNRYEEVPDHIAQKVIEAAQEEQE, from the coding sequence ATGAAAACTTATCAAACCAAGGATATTAGAAATGTGGCGCTGATTTCCCACGGGGGAGCCGGAAAGACCTCACTTACCGAAGCTCTGCTGTTCACCTCCGAAGCGGTAAACCGACTGGGCCGGGTGGATAACGGGACCACCACCAGTGATTTTGACCCCGATGAGATTAAGCGTCAGATGAGTTTGAGTGCCACCTTAGCCCCTGTGGAGTGGAAAAATACTAAAATTAATTTGCTGGATACTCCCGGTTATTTTGACTTTGTGGGGGAAGTACAGGCAGCCCTAAGGGTTGCGGATTCTTGCATTGTAGTGGTTTGTGCTGCCTCTGGAGTAGAGGTTGGTACTGAGAAGGTTTGGGGCCTGGCTAATGATTATAAGCTGCCCCGCCTGGTGGTCATGAACAAGATGGAACGGGAAAACGCTAACTTCAATCAGACCCTGGAACAGTTACGGGAGTTTTTTGGCCTGGGGGTAATACCTGTGCAGGCCCCCATTGGACAGGAGAGTTCCTTTAAAGGGGTAGTGGACCTGATTAATATGAAGGCCCTGATTTTTAATGAAGAAGGGAAGAAGGTTACGGAAGAGGAAATTCCTGAAGATTTGATGGACCAGGTGGAGAGCTACAGGGAAATGATGATGGAGACCGTGGCTGAAGCCGATGACGAACTATTATTAAAATATCTAGATGGTGAGCCTTTGTCTCAGAAGGAAATTCAGGAGGGCTTGAAGAAAGGCGTAATGGAAAGTAAGGTTATCCCCGTTGTATGCGGTTCTTATACCAGCAATATTGGAAGCCAGCCCCTGCTGGATTTAATCAACAGTTGTCTGCCTTCTCCTGCAGAGGTGGGCGAAGTAAAGGGATTTGTTCCCGGTAGTGAAGAGGAGGAAATCACCCGAAAAGTAAGTGCGGAGGAACCTCTTTCCGCTCTGGTCTATAAAACCCTGGCGGATCCATATGTAGGTAGAATTAACTTTTTCAAGGTTTATTCTGGAAAGATGCAGTCTGATTCCCAAGTGTACAATTCCAACAAGGATAAGATGGAACGTTTCGGGCAGGTATTTTTGATGAGGGGCAAAACCCAGATTAATATCAGTGAAGCAGTGGCCGGGGATATTGCCGCGGTGGCTAAACTGTCGGAAACTACCACCGGAGATACGCTGTGTAATAAGGCTAACCCTATAGTTTTTAGTCCCATCACTTTCCCAAAACCGGTTATATCCTATGCGGTTAAGGCTAAGGCCAAGGGGGAAGAGGAGAAGGTGTTTGCGGGCTTGACTAGGTTTTTAGATGAAGACCCCACCCTGGAAGTGGAGAAAAAGACAGATACCAAACAGACACTGCTTTGGGGTATTGGTGAGCTTCAGCTGGACATTGTCTGCAATCGGCTTTCTAAAAAATTTGGTGTGGAGGTGGATCTTTCCACTCCCAAGATTCCTTATAAAGAGACTATTCGAACATCGGTTAAGGTGGAAGGAAAACACAAGAAGCAGTCCGGAGGCCGTGGACAGTTTGGACATGTGTGGATAGAGCTGGAGCCATCGGAGGAGGAGTTCGAGTTTGTAGATAAAATTTTTGGTGGTTCTGTTCCCAGGCAGTATATACCGGCGGTTGAGAAAGGGATCCGGGAGGCTATGGAGGAAGGCATTCTGGCTAAGAACCCTGTGGTAAACGTGAGAACTACTTTATACGATGGTTCTTATCATACGGTAGATTCTTCGGAAATGGCTTTTAAAATTGCAGCTTCCATGGCTTTTAAAAAAGCCTTTGAAAAAGCTAACCCGGTTCTTTTAGAGCCTATCATGGAAGTGGAAATAACGGTGCCAGATGCTTTCATGGGAGATATTATGGGAGATATGAACTCTAAACGGGGAAGAATTTTAGGTACTGAACCTCTGGAGGGAGGACAAATGATTCGGGCTCATGTGCCCTTATCAGAAATGTTCCGTTATTCCATTGATTTACGGTCCATGACCCAGGGCCGTGGATCCTTTAGCATGCATTTCAATCGTTATGAAGAGGTGCCGGACCATATAGCTCAAAAAGTTATTGAGGCGGCTCAGGAGGAACAGGAATAA
- the leuC gene encoding 3-isopropylmalate dehydratase large subunit, giving the protein MGMTAAEKIIAAHAGKDIVKPGELVKAKVDLILGNDITAPVAIREFNKIGIDKVFDPDRVVLVPDHFTPNKDIASAEQVKMMKEFALKQGITNYFEVGRMGIEHALLPEAGLVLPGEIIIGADSHTCTYGALGALATGIGSTDMAAAMALGETWFKVPSSIKFVYRGELNEWVSGKDLILYTIGQIGVDGALYQSMEFTGPVIRSLSMDSRLSMCNMAIEAGAKAGIIEPDEITYAYLEGRAQREYRGMFSDGDAVYAQEIEFNVGEIEPQVAFPHLPENTRGISEVGEIPLDQVVIGSCTNGRLEDLRVAAGLLKNKKVHPRVRLIIIPGTQKIYQEAMKEGLMDIFIEAEAAVSTPTCGPCLGGHMGVLAKGERSLATTNRNFVGRMGHPESEVYLCNPAVAAASAVTGKISAPEEVL; this is encoded by the coding sequence ATGGGGATGACCGCAGCTGAAAAAATTATTGCAGCCCATGCGGGGAAAGATATTGTTAAACCTGGTGAGCTGGTAAAAGCCAAAGTGGATTTGATTTTAGGAAATGATATTACCGCACCGGTGGCTATCCGGGAATTTAACAAAATAGGGATTGATAAAGTTTTTGATCCGGATAGAGTTGTGTTGGTGCCGGATCATTTTACGCCAAACAAGGATATTGCTTCGGCGGAACAAGTAAAGATGATGAAGGAGTTTGCCCTAAAGCAGGGAATTACAAACTATTTTGAAGTGGGCCGCATGGGAATTGAACATGCTCTTTTGCCGGAGGCGGGGTTAGTTCTCCCTGGGGAAATTATTATTGGCGCTGACTCTCATACTTGTACTTATGGTGCATTGGGGGCCTTGGCAACCGGAATAGGCAGTACCGATATGGCAGCAGCCATGGCTTTGGGGGAGACATGGTTTAAAGTTCCCTCCAGCATTAAATTTGTGTATCGGGGAGAATTAAATGAATGGGTCAGCGGAAAAGATTTAATTCTTTACACTATCGGCCAAATTGGAGTAGATGGTGCGCTGTACCAGAGTATGGAATTTACAGGGCCTGTGATACGGTCTTTGAGCATGGACAGCCGTTTGTCCATGTGCAACATGGCCATTGAAGCCGGGGCTAAGGCCGGGATCATTGAACCCGATGAAATAACCTATGCATATCTGGAGGGCAGAGCTCAGAGGGAATATCGAGGGATGTTCAGCGATGGGGATGCGGTTTATGCCCAAGAAATTGAATTTAATGTAGGGGAAATCGAACCCCAGGTGGCTTTCCCTCATCTTCCGGAGAATACCCGGGGAATCAGTGAGGTGGGAGAGATTCCCCTGGATCAGGTGGTTATTGGCTCCTGCACTAACGGTCGGCTGGAAGACTTAAGGGTGGCGGCCGGTTTATTAAAGAATAAGAAAGTTCATCCCAGGGTAAGATTGATTATTATTCCGGGAACTCAAAAGATTTACCAGGAAGCTATGAAAGAAGGGCTTATGGATATCTTTATAGAAGCGGAAGCAGCGGTGAGCACTCCCACCTGCGGCCCTTGCCTGGGCGGTCATATGGGGGTTTTGGCTAAGGGGGAAAGGTCGTTAGCCACAACTAACCGTAACTTTGTGGGGCGTATGGGCCATCCTGAGAGCGAAGTGTATCTATGCAATCCGGCGGTTGCTGCGGCTTCAGCGGTAACCGGGAAGATTAGTGCTCCGGAGGAGGTGTTGTAA